One Falco biarmicus isolate bFalBia1 chromosome 13, bFalBia1.pri, whole genome shotgun sequence genomic region harbors:
- the LOC130158110 gene encoding phospholipid scramblase 2-like, which yields MEKQESVVKLGSQTKCICIQPGLNLRTTLSRSTAMQAHKPSPAPGFSSANYVPGYQVPYGHPQHAPGTYQGVTGAGSYGFQVQDVRIPEGFAFPPTQNQPIVSERTIWMPVPPPLPNCPPGLEYLTQIDQILIHQQIELLEILSGFETNNKYEIKNTLGQRVYFAAEDTDCCTRNCCGPSRPFTLRIIDNLGHEVITLQRPLRCSSCCFPCCLQELEVQAPPGTPVGYVVQNWHACLPKFTIQDAKRMDILKITGPCVVCSCCEDVNFEVKSVDETATVGRISKQWTGFVKEAFTDADNFGITFPMDLDVKMKAVMIGACFLIDFMFFEHAGDKQQRTGVWQ from the exons atggaaaaacaggaaagtgTAGTAAAATTGGGATCACAgacaaaatgcatttgtatACAGCCAGGTTTGAACTTGAG AACAACTCTAAGCAGATCCACAGCAATGCAAG CACATAAACCTTCACCAGCACCTGGATTTTCAAGTGCTAACTATGTGCCAGGATATCAAGTCCCCTATGGCCACCCTCAGCACGCACCTGGGACTTACCAAG GCGTCACAGGTGCAGGGAGCTATGGCTTCCAGGTACAGGACGTAAGAATCCCAGAGGGATTTGCTTTTCCACCCACCCAGAACCAGCCTATCGTGAGTGAGAGGACAATCTGGATGcctgtccctcctcctcttcccaacTGCCCTCCTGGACTGGAATACCTCACACAG ATTGACCAGATATTAATTCATCAGCAAATTGAACTTCTTGAGA ttttgtctggctttgaaacaaacaacaaatatGAAATCAAGAATACGCTGGGGCAAAGGGTATACTTTGCAGCAGAGGACACTGACTGCTGTACCAGGAATTGCTGTGGGCCATCACGACCCTTCACCCTCCGGATTATAGACAACCTGGGCCACGAGGTGATAACGCTGCAAAGACCCCTCCGGTGTTCTTCgtgctgctttccctgctgcttaCAGGAG cTGGAAGTTCAGGCGCCTCCAGGAACACCAGTTGGTTACGTTGTCCAGAACTGGCATGCCTGCCTGCCGAAGTTTACCATTCAAGATGCGAAAAGAATGGATATACTGAAAATTACTGGCCCATGTGTTGTCTGCAGCTGTTGTGAGGACGTCAATTTTGAG GTGAAGTCTGTGGATGAGACTGCTACTGTTGGGAGGATTTCTAAGCAGTGGACTGGGTTTGTGAAAGAAGCCTTTACAGATGCTGATAACTTTGGAATCACATTCCCAATGGACCTTGatgtaaaaatgaaagctgtcaTGATTGGTGCTTGCTTCCTTATT GACTTCATGTTTTTTGAGCATGCTGGTGATAAGCAACAGCGAACAGGAGTTTGGCAATGA